A genomic region of Mesorhizobium sp. NZP2077 contains the following coding sequences:
- a CDS encoding SDR family oxidoreductase → MTNKVWFITGSSKGFGRVWAEAALARGDRVAATARDAGTLADLVAKYGDNIAAIKLDVTDKKAVDAAVAEAHKHFGRLDVVINNAGYGHFGAIEEVSEQEARDQIETNVFGALWVTQAVLPIMRAQRSGHIIQISSIGGVNAFASLGLYHASKWALEAFSQSLSIEVAEFGIHVTLVEPGGFSTDWSGASAKVSKPIEAYAPARAKMAERRANSVAGDPEATGPAMLAIVDAAEPPLRVFFGDGGLPMIRQEYANRLATWDKWDHVSVMAQGAKKNRKD, encoded by the coding sequence ATGACAAACAAGGTTTGGTTCATCACCGGATCGTCGAAGGGTTTTGGCCGCGTCTGGGCCGAGGCCGCGTTGGCGCGTGGCGACCGCGTTGCCGCGACCGCCCGTGACGCCGGCACGCTCGCCGATCTGGTCGCGAAATATGGCGACAACATCGCCGCGATAAAGCTCGACGTCACCGACAAGAAAGCCGTCGATGCTGCTGTCGCCGAGGCGCACAAGCACTTCGGCCGGCTCGACGTCGTCATCAACAATGCCGGCTATGGCCATTTCGGCGCCATCGAGGAAGTCAGCGAGCAGGAAGCCCGCGACCAGATCGAAACCAATGTGTTCGGCGCGCTCTGGGTGACGCAGGCCGTGCTGCCGATCATGCGGGCGCAGCGCTCCGGCCACATCATCCAGATCTCGTCGATCGGCGGCGTCAACGCCTTTGCCTCGCTCGGCCTCTACCATGCCTCGAAATGGGCGCTGGAAGCCTTCAGCCAGTCGCTCAGCATCGAGGTCGCCGAATTCGGCATCCATGTCACGCTGGTCGAGCCGGGCGGCTTCTCCACCGACTGGTCCGGCGCCTCCGCCAAGGTCTCCAAACCGATCGAGGCCTATGCGCCTGCCCGCGCCAAGATGGCCGAGCGCCGCGCCAATTCAGTCGCCGGCGATCCCGAGGCCACCGGTCCGGCGATGCTGGCCATCGTCGACGCCGCCGAGCCGCCGCTGCGCGTGTTCTTCGGCGACGGCGGCCTGCCGATGATCCGCCAGGAATACGCCAACCGCCTCGCCACCTGGGACAAGTGGGACCACGTTTCGGTCATGGCGCAAGGCGCGAAGAAAAACCGCAAGGACTGA
- a CDS encoding DUF2293 domain-containing protein produces the protein MTAPTGRRRAIAKALTALLPLAPYADMEKIRTDAGSMHMKTLPPTIAVWLATIAHIRHMHTDYEKLLADGYDRDSARFFVIEQTNVVLTRWRATRLLDADDEEE, from the coding sequence ATGACAGCGCCGACCGGCCGCCGCCGCGCCATCGCCAAGGCGCTGACAGCCCTTCTGCCGCTGGCGCCTTACGCCGACATGGAAAAGATCCGCACTGACGCCGGCTCGATGCATATGAAAACCTTGCCGCCGACGATCGCGGTGTGGCTGGCGACGATCGCCCATATCCGCCACATGCACACAGACTACGAAAAGCTGCTGGCCGACGGTTATGACCGCGACTCGGCGCGTTTCTTCGTCATCGAGCAGACCAACGTCGTGCTCACCCGCTGGCGCGCGACACGCCTGCTCGACGCCGACGACGAAGAGGAATGA
- a CDS encoding isoprenylcysteine carboxylmethyltransferase family protein, with protein sequence MLPRCTRFMVMARQSAEVLMRPVTAITLLWLIWAVSWATAALWADPAQKRVGFKAQARYRILWLAGAVLLFIPTHGYEGRLRLWMPDLAEAWICVPLIAVGIAFAWWARLHLGRLWSGTVTAKAAHHVVDTGPYGLVRHPIYTGLLLAILATMAAKGTVWGIAGTALLIIGIVVKARLEESFLRGELGSAYDDYARRVPMLVPFTPA encoded by the coding sequence TTGCTGCCGCGCTGCACCCGCTTCATGGTGATGGCCAGACAGTCGGCGGAGGTTCTCATGCGGCCGGTGACGGCAATCACGCTGCTTTGGTTGATCTGGGCGGTGAGCTGGGCCACCGCTGCGCTATGGGCAGACCCCGCGCAGAAGCGCGTCGGATTCAAAGCGCAGGCCCGCTATCGGATTCTGTGGCTGGCCGGTGCGGTGCTCCTGTTCATTCCCACGCACGGCTATGAGGGTCGGCTCAGGCTTTGGATGCCTGATCTCGCAGAGGCCTGGATCTGCGTCCCGCTGATTGCCGTCGGCATCGCCTTCGCTTGGTGGGCGCGGCTGCATCTCGGCAGGCTCTGGTCGGGCACGGTCACCGCCAAGGCCGCTCACCATGTCGTCGACACCGGCCCTTACGGCCTCGTCCGCCACCCGATCTACACCGGACTGCTGCTCGCCATCCTCGCCACCATGGCGGCCAAGGGTACGGTCTGGGGCATTGCAGGCACCGCCCTGCTCATCATCGGCATCGTCGTCAAGGCAAGGCTCGAGGAAAGCTTCCTGCGTGGCGAACTCGGCAGCGCCTATGACGATTATGCCCGGCGGGTGCCGATGCTGGTCCCCTTCACACCGGCCTGA
- a CDS encoding glyoxalase/bleomycin resistance/extradiol dioxygenase family protein yields the protein MRLSPSLFFTTNCEPALAFYEQCGLGLKTILLRWGDNDMPVRTEAMRGKILHARFEGPGVLFHASDNDDAEPMKGSAMMLEFDDLAAMRELFSRMATGGRITVPLARQYWGTSFGMLVDAFGVQWMFTCSSD from the coding sequence ATGCGCCTCTCCCCTTCGCTGTTCTTCACCACCAATTGCGAGCCGGCACTGGCCTTCTACGAACAGTGCGGTCTTGGCCTGAAAACAATCCTGCTGCGCTGGGGCGACAACGACATGCCGGTGCGAACCGAAGCCATGCGCGGAAAGATCCTGCATGCGCGCTTCGAAGGTCCCGGCGTTCTGTTCCATGCCTCCGACAATGACGATGCGGAGCCGATGAAAGGCTCCGCCATGATGCTGGAGTTCGACGATCTGGCCGCCATGCGCGAGCTTTTCTCCCGCATGGCCACAGGCGGCCGGATCACGGTGCCCCTGGCGCGGCAATATTGGGGAACCAGCTTCGGAATGCTGGTCGATGCGTTCGGCGTGCAGTGGATGTTCACCTGCTCGAGTGATTGA
- a CDS encoding GFA family protein, with protein MVDARCSCGALTLTLPGPSRLVVACHCLDCQRRTGALFGVGAFYPVDAVVISGTSKEFTRDAASGGEVHSYFCPNCGSTVYWRADRLPSMIGVAVGALADPKYPPPVRSIFEQSKHGWVQIDGAVDHFWQSSAAGKSS; from the coding sequence ATGGTCGATGCCAGATGCAGTTGCGGCGCTCTCACGCTGACGCTTCCAGGACCATCAAGACTGGTTGTCGCCTGCCATTGTCTCGACTGCCAGCGCAGAACCGGCGCCCTATTTGGCGTCGGCGCCTTTTATCCGGTCGACGCCGTCGTCATCTCCGGAACCTCGAAAGAGTTCACCCGCGACGCGGCAAGCGGCGGCGAGGTGCACAGCTACTTTTGTCCCAACTGCGGCTCGACGGTCTATTGGAGAGCCGACCGGTTGCCGTCAATGATCGGGGTTGCCGTCGGTGCGTTGGCTGACCCGAAATACCCGCCTCCCGTCAGGTCGATTTTCGAGCAGTCGAAACATGGTTGGGTTCAGATCGACGGTGCTGTCGACCATTTTTGGCAAAGCAGCGCCGCGGGGAAATCGAGCTGA
- a CDS encoding beta-ketoacyl-ACP synthase III, with protein MHRVIISGIGAEIPEAVITNEELVESFNSWVDTENARRQGTGEPLLQKSDSDFIVHASGVKSRHVIEREGILDPTRMTPRIPARPDDTLSLEAEFGIASARKALDHAGLEPPQIDLIICSASHHQRPYPAIAIEMQEALGTTGAGFDMGLGCSSAAAALHLAVNLVRSGAHKRILVTTPEIITGHLNFRDRQTHFIFGDASVSMVVEGLAQGDKRPGRFEVLDTRLWTQMSNNIRTNLGYHTRTAQDDPYMINLEGNLIKQVGNKVFKEVTVAGQKFIVEFLAEHGLTPQAVRRFWLHQANARMNAMILKLSFGHDVDHDRAPMVLERLGNTAGAGAIVALSENHADMKPGDFGLICAFGAGYSIGGALIRML; from the coding sequence ATGCATCGCGTCATCATCAGCGGCATCGGCGCTGAAATTCCTGAAGCTGTCATCACGAACGAAGAGCTGGTCGAGAGCTTCAACAGCTGGGTCGACACGGAGAACGCGCGGCGCCAGGGCACCGGCGAGCCCTTGCTGCAGAAGTCCGACAGCGACTTCATCGTTCATGCTTCGGGTGTGAAATCCCGTCATGTGATCGAGCGCGAAGGCATTCTCGATCCGACGCGGATGACGCCGCGCATTCCGGCGCGACCCGACGATACGCTGTCGCTGGAAGCGGAGTTCGGCATCGCCTCGGCCAGGAAGGCACTCGATCATGCCGGACTTGAACCGCCCCAGATCGACCTGATCATCTGCTCGGCCTCGCACCACCAGCGTCCCTATCCGGCGATCGCCATCGAAATGCAGGAGGCGTTGGGCACCACCGGAGCCGGCTTCGACATGGGGCTTGGCTGTTCTTCGGCGGCGGCGGCGCTGCATCTGGCGGTCAATCTGGTGCGCTCGGGCGCGCACAAGCGCATTCTGGTGACCACGCCGGAGATCATCACCGGCCACCTCAATTTCCGCGACCGGCAGACGCATTTCATCTTCGGCGACGCCTCGGTGTCGATGGTGGTGGAGGGACTTGCCCAGGGCGACAAACGGCCGGGGCGTTTCGAGGTGTTGGACACGCGCCTGTGGACGCAGATGTCGAACAACATCCGCACCAATCTCGGCTATCACACCCGGACCGCCCAGGATGATCCCTACATGATCAACCTGGAAGGCAATCTGATCAAACAGGTCGGCAACAAGGTGTTCAAGGAAGTCACCGTCGCCGGCCAAAAATTCATCGTCGAGTTCCTGGCCGAGCACGGGTTGACGCCGCAGGCCGTCCGGCGCTTCTGGCTGCATCAGGCCAATGCGCGCATGAATGCGATGATCCTGAAACTGTCGTTCGGCCACGATGTCGATCACGATCGTGCGCCGATGGTGCTGGAGCGGCTGGGCAACACGGCGGGTGCCGGCGCCATCGTGGCGCTGTCGGAGAACCATGCCGACATGAAACCCGGTGATTTCGGCTTGATCTGCGCCTTTGGCGCGGGGTATTCGATAGGCGGCGCGCTTATCAGAATGCTCTAG
- a CDS encoding metalloregulator ArsR/SmtB family transcription factor: MHVSLDTMVDTLKAAAESSRLRILALLSRGDLTVSDLTEILGQSQPRVSRHLKLLLEAGLIGRYQEGSWAFFRLSDTDSARDFVMGLVSSIRGADPQVERDLERLASVKRKRQDRATEYFSVNAASWDHIRSLHVPDRAVEAAMLKLVGKRPFQSMLDLGTGTGRLLEIFSPLYRRGVGIDMSREMLTVARANLDKAGVSNAQVRQGDIFSPPVERDAFDLVTIHQVLHYLDDPARAIHEAARLLRPAGRLVIVDFAPHTLEFLRDEHAHMRLGFSDRQIGEWFAEAGLDLEDAQEFEPRGGNEARLTVKLWLGRDRRLLIADPANEQTKVNSIGEIA, from the coding sequence ATGCATGTCTCACTCGACACCATGGTGGACACCTTAAAGGCGGCGGCCGAATCCAGCCGCTTGCGCATATTGGCACTGTTGTCGCGCGGCGACCTCACCGTTTCCGATCTTACCGAAATTCTCGGCCAGTCGCAGCCGCGGGTCTCGCGCCACCTGAAGCTGCTGCTCGAGGCCGGGCTGATCGGCCGCTACCAGGAAGGGTCATGGGCCTTCTTCCGCCTGTCGGATACCGATTCCGCGCGTGACTTCGTCATGGGGCTGGTCTCCAGCATTCGCGGCGCCGATCCACAGGTCGAGCGCGATCTCGAGCGCCTGGCCTCGGTCAAGCGCAAGCGGCAGGACCGCGCCACCGAGTATTTCTCCGTGAATGCCGCAAGCTGGGATCATATCCGCTCGCTGCACGTGCCGGATCGCGCCGTCGAGGCGGCGATGCTGAAACTGGTCGGCAAGCGGCCGTTCCAGTCGATGCTGGATCTCGGCACCGGCACGGGGCGGCTCCTGGAAATCTTCTCGCCGCTCTATCGGCGCGGCGTTGGCATCGACATGTCGCGCGAAATGCTGACCGTGGCGCGCGCCAATCTCGACAAGGCCGGCGTTTCGAACGCGCAGGTGCGGCAAGGCGATATCTTCTCGCCGCCGGTCGAGCGCGATGCCTTCGATCTGGTCACCATCCACCAGGTGCTGCACTATCTCGACGATCCGGCCCGCGCCATCCACGAGGCGGCACGGCTTCTGCGCCCGGCAGGCCGGCTGGTCATCGTCGATTTCGCGCCGCACACGCTGGAATTCCTGCGCGACGAACATGCTCATATGCGCCTCGGCTTTTCCGACCGGCAGATCGGCGAGTGGTTTGCCGAGGCCGGCCTCGATCTCGAAGATGCCCAGGAATTCGAGCCGCGCGGCGGTAACGAGGCCAGGCTTACGGTAAAACTCTGGCTCGGCCGCGACCGGCGCCTGTTGATCGCCGATCCCGCCAATGAGCAGACCAAAGTGAACTCGATAGGGGAAATCGCCTGA
- the tsaA gene encoding tRNA (N6-threonylcarbamoyladenosine(37)-N6)-methyltransferase TrmO, translating to MSGPREMFEAREGEPRLDQDPAKMPADAGVVFIGRIASPWLTRESCPKNMRTARETGQPAVLTIDAPYRDGLRGLERASHVIILSWLHHAPRNLIVQKPRHAAEAKGVFGLRSPARPNPVGLHVARLVGLDIGTGRIDLDAIDVLDGTPVIDIKPYFASTDAIAEATIEGRDER from the coding sequence ATGAGCGGGCCACGCGAAATGTTCGAGGCACGCGAAGGCGAGCCGAGGCTGGACCAGGATCCGGCAAAGATGCCGGCGGACGCCGGCGTCGTCTTCATCGGCCGCATCGCCTCGCCTTGGCTGACGCGGGAGAGCTGCCCGAAGAACATGCGTACGGCCCGCGAGACCGGCCAGCCGGCGGTGCTGACCATCGACGCGCCCTACCGGGATGGCTTGCGTGGACTGGAGCGCGCCAGCCATGTCATCATCCTGTCCTGGCTGCATCACGCGCCGCGGAATCTGATTGTGCAGAAACCCCGCCATGCAGCTGAAGCGAAAGGTGTATTCGGCCTGCGTTCCCCTGCCCGGCCGAACCCCGTCGGCCTGCATGTCGCCAGGCTTGTCGGGTTGGACATCGGCACCGGACGCATCGATCTCGACGCCATCGACGTGCTCGACGGCACGCCGGTCATCGACATCAAGCCTTACTTCGCTTCGACCGACGCCATTGCCGAGGCGACCATCGAAGGACGTGATGAACGATGA
- the metF gene encoding methylenetetrahydrofolate reductase [NAD(P)H] — MNQFRFSRRPDIGDKVKVSFEFFPPKNDEMEARLWDTVTRLEPLKPKFVSVTYGAGGSTRERTARTISRILKETSLTPAAHMTCVDAARHQVDAVIQEFADMGVKRFVALRGDPAAGVGTAYRPHADGYANGAELVGALKDAGDFDISVSAYPEKHPESPDFATDIDMLKRKVDNGATRAITQFFFDNDLYERYVERARRAGIYIPIVPGILPVHNFTQVANFSARCGALVPAWLAERFDGLQNDPQTHALVASAVAAEQVLDLVERGVGDFHFYTMNRADLVFAICHMIGIRSHEAEVAGSAAA; from the coding sequence ATGAACCAGTTCCGCTTTTCCCGCCGCCCCGACATTGGCGACAAGGTCAAGGTCTCCTTCGAGTTCTTCCCACCCAAGAACGACGAGATGGAGGCGCGGCTGTGGGACACGGTCACGCGGCTGGAGCCGCTGAAGCCGAAATTCGTCTCGGTCACCTATGGCGCCGGCGGTTCGACGCGTGAGCGCACGGCGCGTACCATCAGCCGCATCCTGAAGGAGACCAGCCTGACGCCGGCCGCGCACATGACCTGCGTCGACGCTGCCCGCCATCAGGTCGATGCGGTGATCCAGGAATTCGCCGACATGGGCGTGAAGCGCTTCGTCGCACTGCGCGGCGATCCGGCCGCAGGCGTTGGTACCGCGTATCGCCCACATGCGGACGGTTACGCCAACGGCGCCGAGCTGGTTGGCGCGCTGAAGGACGCCGGCGATTTCGACATTTCGGTCTCGGCCTATCCGGAGAAGCATCCCGAAAGTCCTGACTTCGCCACCGACATCGACATGCTGAAGCGCAAGGTCGACAATGGCGCGACGCGGGCGATCACCCAGTTCTTCTTCGACAATGATCTCTACGAGCGTTATGTCGAGCGCGCGCGCCGTGCCGGCATCTACATCCCGATCGTGCCCGGCATCCTGCCGGTGCACAATTTCACCCAGGTCGCCAATTTCTCGGCGCGCTGCGGTGCACTGGTGCCGGCGTGGCTGGCCGAGCGCTTCGACGGCCTGCAGAACGACCCGCAGACGCATGCGCTGGTGGCATCGGCCGTCGCTGCCGAACAGGTGCTCGACCTGGTCGAGCGCGGGGTGGGCGATTTCCACTTCTACACGATGAACCGCGCCGACCTCGTCTTTGCCATCTGCCACATGATCGGCATCCGCTCGCACGAGGCGGAGGTGGCCGGATCGGCCGCGGCATAG
- a CDS encoding TetR/AcrR family transcriptional regulator: MDNLEKPRGGRPRAFDPDRALDAAMHLFWEHGYEATSLAMLREAMGLTPPQIYNAFTDKETLFRKALTRYHETEIGFALDALSAPVPTREAIRRLLIGAAEAYSRPGKPGGCLFVSGALAASPQAQAIADELKAYRKASEAAIAERLARGRAAGDLPENLSVEGFAKYLAGVMNGMSIQARDGASVDELRLLAQTALAALPDEEQKRRA; this comes from the coding sequence ATGGATAATTTGGAAAAGCCGCGCGGCGGCCGGCCGCGAGCCTTCGACCCCGACCGGGCACTGGATGCGGCGATGCATCTGTTCTGGGAGCATGGCTATGAGGCGACGTCGCTTGCCATGCTACGCGAGGCGATGGGGCTGACACCGCCGCAGATCTACAATGCCTTCACCGACAAGGAGACTTTGTTTCGCAAGGCGCTGACACGCTACCACGAGACGGAGATTGGCTTTGCGCTGGACGCACTGAGTGCGCCGGTGCCGACCCGGGAGGCGATCCGGCGGTTGCTGATAGGCGCGGCGGAGGCCTATTCCAGACCCGGCAAGCCCGGCGGCTGCCTGTTCGTCAGCGGTGCGCTGGCGGCCTCGCCGCAGGCGCAAGCCATTGCGGATGAACTCAAGGCCTATCGCAAGGCAAGTGAAGCGGCGATTGCCGAGCGGTTGGCCAGGGGCAGGGCGGCGGGTGACCTGCCGGAAAACCTCTCCGTCGAAGGCTTCGCCAAATACCTGGCCGGCGTCATGAACGGCATGTCGATCCAGGCGCGCGACGGCGCATCGGTCGATGAGTTGCGCCTTTTGGCCCAAACCGCCCTTGCGGCCTTGCCGGACGAAGAGCAAAAACGGAGAGCTTGA
- a CDS encoding MOSC domain-containing protein → MLDLFPEADKPLEIIAAKKLTARAAALYVAPADHFQTRAVEEFRLGFDGISGDFHAGPTRRSGGREPWYPRGTEMRNERQLSIVAADELAIVAERMGLAEIKPEWIGANLVIEGVPHLSMLPSGTLLFFKGGATLKVDAQNGPCRLAGRSIAENSGMADIEAGALLFPKVAKRLRGLVAWVEKPGTVRAGEEISARVPEQWIYQA, encoded by the coding sequence ATGCTGGATCTCTTTCCCGAGGCCGACAAGCCGCTCGAAATCATCGCGGCAAAGAAACTTACCGCCCGCGCGGCAGCGCTCTATGTCGCGCCGGCGGATCATTTCCAGACGCGTGCGGTGGAGGAATTTCGGCTGGGCTTCGACGGCATCTCAGGCGATTTCCATGCCGGACCGACGCGACGCTCGGGCGGGCGCGAACCCTGGTATCCGCGCGGCACCGAAATGCGCAACGAGCGGCAGCTGTCGATCGTCGCTGCGGATGAACTGGCCATTGTCGCCGAGCGGATGGGCTTGGCAGAGATCAAGCCGGAATGGATCGGCGCCAATCTGGTGATCGAAGGCGTGCCGCATCTGTCGATGCTGCCTTCCGGTACGCTGCTGTTCTTCAAGGGCGGCGCGACCCTCAAGGTCGACGCACAGAACGGACCATGCCGTCTCGCCGGAAGATCGATCGCCGAGAATTCTGGAATGGCCGACATTGAAGCCGGTGCGCTGCTCTTTCCCAAAGTGGCCAAACGGCTGCGTGGTCTCGTCGCCTGGGTCGAGAAGCCGGGAACGGTCAGAGCCGGCGAAGAGATTTCGGCGCGGGTGCCGGAGCAGTGGATTTATCAGGCGTAG
- a CDS encoding D-amino acid aminotransferase: protein MDQTTATQASKPPPVVSDRHIDPHAYPDGIAFLDGQYLPMSQAKISVLDWGFLHSDATYDTVHVWNGRFFRLDLHLDRFFGGLEKLRMTIPFDRDGITEILHNCAALSGHRAAYVEMLCTRGASPTFSRDPRQAINRFMAFAVPFGSVANAEQLQRGLRVAISDKVRIPPASIDPAIKNYHWLDLVRGLYDAYDRGAETALILDFNGNVAEGPGFNAFCVKDGRLSTPAIGVLPGITRRTVFDLCAEEGLVAAAADVSVAALKAADEVFITSTAGGIMPVTQIDGAAIADRKVGPITSRLMALYWQKHDDPAWSSQVNYP, encoded by the coding sequence ATGGACCAGACGACGGCAACACAGGCTTCAAAGCCGCCGCCTGTGGTCAGCGACCGCCATATCGACCCGCATGCCTATCCCGACGGCATCGCTTTCCTCGATGGCCAGTACCTGCCGATGTCGCAAGCCAAGATTTCGGTGCTGGATTGGGGTTTTCTGCATTCCGACGCCACCTACGATACGGTGCATGTCTGGAACGGCCGCTTCTTCCGCCTCGATCTGCATCTCGACCGCTTCTTCGGCGGGCTGGAAAAGCTGCGCATGACAATTCCTTTCGACAGAGATGGCATAACTGAGATCCTGCACAATTGCGCAGCACTTTCGGGTCATCGTGCTGCCTATGTCGAAATGCTGTGCACGCGCGGCGCTTCGCCGACCTTCAGCCGCGACCCACGCCAGGCGATCAACCGCTTCATGGCCTTCGCCGTGCCGTTCGGCTCGGTCGCCAATGCCGAGCAGCTGCAGCGCGGCCTGCGTGTCGCCATCAGCGACAAGGTGCGCATCCCGCCCGCCTCGATCGATCCGGCCATCAAGAACTACCACTGGCTCGATCTGGTGCGCGGCCTCTATGACGCCTATGACCGCGGCGCCGAGACCGCGCTCATTCTCGACTTCAACGGCAATGTCGCCGAGGGCCCGGGCTTCAACGCCTTCTGCGTCAAGGACGGCAGACTGTCGACCCCGGCCATCGGCGTGCTGCCCGGCATTACCCGTCGCACCGTCTTCGATCTCTGCGCCGAGGAAGGTCTTGTCGCCGCCGCCGCCGACGTCAGCGTCGCCGCGCTCAAGGCGGCCGACGAGGTCTTCATCACCTCGACCGCCGGCGGCATCATGCCGGTGACGCAGATCGACGGCGCGGCGATCGCCGATCGCAAGGTCGGGCCGATCACCAGCCGGCTGATGGCGCTCTACTGGCAAAAGCACGACGACCCGGCGTGGTCGTCTCAGGTGAACTACCCCTGA
- a CDS encoding DMT family transporter, protein MAVAATSTPRGPMTLADWGQLLLLGAIWGGSFFFARIAVAELHPLVLVLFRVVIAAIALQLYLAIRGPSFRLAFPHAGLFFLLAFTNNVVPFSLIFAGQTELGAGVASVLNATTPFWTLILANALTSDEKLSWNKLAGIALGVAGTAVMIGPGLLAGLGGPAWAKFALIGASLSYGVALMVARRFKGVPSPIIATGQLTASTIIMIPVVLLAHGPAGLFSASPPVWAAVLALALLSTAFAYILYFNLVASAGATNASLVTLIVPASAMLLGFLFLGERLELFEIGGVVLIALGLVTIDGRLSGRR, encoded by the coding sequence ATGGCAGTCGCCGCCACATCAACACCACGCGGACCGATGACGCTGGCCGATTGGGGGCAATTGCTGCTGCTCGGCGCCATCTGGGGCGGTTCGTTCTTCTTCGCCCGCATTGCGGTGGCCGAGCTTCACCCGCTGGTTCTGGTGCTGTTTCGCGTCGTCATCGCGGCAATCGCGCTGCAGCTCTATCTGGCCATTCGCGGCCCATCCTTCCGCCTCGCCTTTCCGCACGCCGGGCTGTTCTTCCTGCTGGCCTTCACCAACAATGTCGTGCCCTTCTCGCTGATCTTCGCCGGCCAGACCGAGCTTGGCGCCGGTGTCGCCTCGGTGCTCAACGCGACGACACCGTTCTGGACGCTGATCCTCGCCAATGCGCTGACATCGGATGAGAAGCTGTCCTGGAACAAGCTCGCCGGCATCGCGCTCGGCGTCGCCGGCACGGCCGTCATGATCGGTCCCGGCCTGCTCGCCGGGCTAGGCGGCCCGGCCTGGGCGAAATTCGCGCTGATCGGCGCGTCCTTGTCCTATGGCGTCGCGCTGATGGTCGCCCGCCGCTTCAAGGGCGTGCCCTCGCCAATCATCGCCACCGGGCAGCTGACTGCTTCGACCATCATCATGATCCCGGTCGTGCTGCTGGCGCACGGCCCCGCCGGCCTGTTCTCGGCCTCGCCCCCGGTCTGGGCGGCAGTCCTGGCACTAGCGCTGTTGTCCACCGCCTTTGCCTATATCCTCTATTTCAACCTCGTCGCCTCGGCCGGCGCCACCAACGCCTCGCTGGTGACGCTCATCGTCCCGGCCAGCGCCATGCTGCTCGGTTTCCTGTTCCTCGGCGAGCGGCTGGAACTGTTCGAGATCGGCGGCGTGGTGCTGATCGCGCTCGGGCTCGTCACCATCGACGGGCGATTGTCCGGCAGACGGTGA